In the bacterium genome, CTTAAAGCAAATCACTTCACAATTGCATTCCGGTGAAGCAGCCACCTATCTTAAGGCGAGCGATCCAAGTCGTTTCCGACTTGATATGACCGCCCAATAATTCCTGCTATTCATCTTGCCAGCCGGAGAACCGGTTGTGCGGCTTTCGTTGTATAGATACATACAGGGAGTCCGACCATTACCACACAGGATTATTTCGCCGATCTCGAGCGGGCGATTACCGCGTCGGAACCGATTCCACCACCAATCCAATCGAACCTTACTTGGTCCGACTGGCACCACTTTGCCGATTTGATGTCGGAGTTAACCTCCAACAATAATCTGGAAGATCTGCTGAACAAGGTGATTGATTACGCTATGGAGCTAACGAAGGCAGAGCGTGGTTTTTTAGTGTTGTTGAATGAGAGCTTCGAAAAACAACTGATGGTTGCCCGTGGTGTCGACCGTAAGCAAATTGAAAATGCAATGGATGCGACCAGCAGTACAGTCATTAAAAAGCTGTTTGAGTTGCGTCGACCACTGCTCGTGGAAAGTGTATCGACTCACGACTCGCTCGCTCGGCAACAAAGCATTGTTAAGCAGGGGATTTGTTCGATTATTGGCGCACCACTGATTATTCGTAATCGGGTTATTGGTGTTACCTATGTCGATACTACCAATCCGGCAAAGGCGTTTAGCCCCCGTGAACAGGATCTGTTTACCGCATTAGGCAGTATCGCAGCGATAGCAATCGAAACCGCCGGATTGATTTCGTCGCTCGAATCGGCGTCGAAGACATTGCAAGACACATCTGATTTTCTTGGAAACCTATTACGCAGTCTTCCTGACGGCGTCGTTGTATTCGCCAGTGATCGCAAAATCCATTTCTCGAATTCCTTGGTGCGAAAACGGTTTAGTTCGACGAATTCCAATGTTCCGCAAACTTGTTCCGACATTCCGTTCTTCGCAACTGATGCTGGGAAAAAGCTCTTGGCTGCTGCGACAGAAGGCGACTGGACTTCCCAATCGATCGAAGGCACTGATGTTATCGGCGGTACACGCGTCCATTATCACGTCTTCGATGTTCCCCGCCGTGGCGAGGAGCAGTTGTATGGATTGCTGCTGGCGGATCGGACAAAGGAGTATCAGCTCGAGCAGGAAGTTATTCGTACAAGTAAATTCTCATTGGTCTCACAACTCGCCGGCGGAATCGCCCATGAGATAAACAACGCCCTAACCCCAGCATTTAGTGCGTTACAACTTGCTCAAATCCGTGCCCGACCGAATCCCATTGTTGAAGTACAATCATTGCGTGAATCGATCGATGTCGCTTTTCAACAGCTCAATAAAACGAGTCAGATTGTAAAAGATTTGCGAAATCTGAGCCGTCCAAAGCAACCGAAGTTCGAACGGGTCGATGTTACAGCGTTGGTGCATTCGACGGTGAAGCTACTGCGTAGTTCCAGTGGTCGTTTGAAATTCTTTGATCCATCGAATCCCACGGCGAAGTTCCGTTTAATGGTTGAAGTTCCCAACGATACACTTTTTGTGTTAGGTGATGTCAGTCAGATCGAAGGAATGATGTTCAATCTGATTCTCAATGCGGCACAAGCAGTGGAAGAAAAGGGGAGTGGGGCGATTACCGTGAAA is a window encoding:
- a CDS encoding GAF domain-containing protein — its product is MSELTSNNNLEDLLNKVIDYAMELTKAERGFLVLLNESFEKQLMVARGVDRKQIENAMDATSSTVIKKLFELRRPLLVESVSTHDSLARQQSIVKQGICSIIGAPLIIRNRVIGVTYVDTTNPAKAFSPREQDLFTALGSIAAIAIETAGLISSLESASKTLQDTSDFLGNLLRSLPDGVVVFASDRKIHFSNSLVRKRFSSTNSNVPQTCSDIPFFATDAGKKLLAAATEGDWTSQSIEGTDVIGGTRVHYHVFDVPRRGEEQLYGLLLADRTKEYQLEQEVIRTSKFSLVSQLAGGIAHEINNALTPAFSALQLAQIRARPNPIVEVQSLRESIDVAFQQLNKTSQIVKDLRNLSRPKQPKFERVDVTALVHSTVKLLRSSSGRLKFFDPSNPTAKFRLMVEVPNDTLFVLGDVSQIEGMMFNLILNAAQAVEEKGSGAITVKLILDGDRIKFVVADEGVGIAADKLAQIFEPYYSTKPDDIGTGLGLTIVEMAATAHHATVSVESKIDVGTVFTISFPVFSEI